From Chryseobacterium camelliae:
ACTGAAGCAGCCGGCCCAGCCATGGGAATTCAGGGCAAAACCGGCATGGCAGAGACTGATTATCATGATGGGTGGCGTTACCGTAAACTTTTTCCTTGCATGGCTGATCTACAGCTGCCTGTCTTTTTTCAATGGGGAAACATATACCGACCTCACGAAGTTCAAAGAAGGCATTGGAGTAACTGAAGCCGGACGGAAAATGGGATTCCAGAACGGAGACAAAATCATCAGTGTTGACGGCAAGCCGGCAGAAAGGCTTGAAAACACTTCCATTAACATCCTTTTCAGCGACCAGGTTACCGTTTTAAGAGGCGGTAAGGAAGTAACTTTTAAAGTAAATGAAAATGGTGTAGCTGATGTGATCAAACAAAGAGAAGCCAAACTGTACATTACGCCAAGATTCCCGATGGTAATCGATTCCCTTGCCAGCCCTTCAGCAAAGGCATCTGGATTGGAGAAAGGCGATAAAGTAGTATCGATCAACGGAACCCCTACTTCTTATTTTGATGAAGCTAGCTCTGTTTTAAACCAGAACAAAGGCAAAACCGTATCCATTGAAGTATTGAGAAACGGAAAACCGGAAACTTTATCTGCCTCCGTGGACAAAAACGGTAAATTAGGCGTTGGAGTAAATCAGAAAGGCATTGCCAATGTGATCACCGATAAAAAATATTCTTTCGGGGAGGCAATTCCTAGAGGATTGACAAGGACTATTGAAGCCCTTACCATGCAGGTAAAGCAGTTCAAAATTATGTTCAATTCAAAAATCCAGGGATATAAAAACGTAGGAGGACCCATAGCAATCGTAAAATCCATGCCTGTAGACAGGGATGCCAATGGCGGTTTCGTAATCAATTGGGCAGCATTCTGGAGTTTCACTGCGATGTTCTCCATCTGGCTGGCCTTCCTGAACCTTATTCCGATTCCGGGACTGGACGGGGGCCACGTTATTTTTACGCTTTATGAAATGATTGTAGGAAAACCGGTACCGCAGAAAGTGCTGGAAAATGCACAGATGATCGGTGTTATATTTCTTCTGGGTCTGATGCTGTTGATTTTCGGAAGTGATATTTTCAAAATATTTACCGGGAAATTATAATCGTAAAAAAATTATTCCAAAAATTTGTCTGGTATAAATATTCGTCCTATATTTGCACCACTTAAAACATAAGGACATTCCTCCTTAGCTCAGTCGGTTAGAGCATCTGACTGTTAATCAGAGGGTCGCTGGTTCGAGCCCAGCAGGAGGAGCCAAGAGAGTTACAGCAATGTAGCTCTCTTTTTTTGTGACGATCTGATCCGGTTTTTTACAAAAGATTAGTTTCGTAAAAGTGAAGGACCAAAGAGGAGATCAGGGATTAGCATCCAAAATTAGGAAGATTAATTTATAATTATGATTTCATGTAATGTCAGCTGACACAGAATTATTAAAATTACTGTTACTTGAATATTTGGTAGAACACTTTAATATTACCCATTTTGAAGAAAAGCTTAATGCAGCGAGAATTGCACATGAATCTACTTCGCCTACTCATACATGTTTGATGAAAATTATAAATGTTTCAAAATATATTCGGGAGTAATTTGTGTTTTTAAACAGTCCAAAAGGCTGTCTTTTTCTATATTATGATAGATGGATCTGGTTACAACAACTTTTTAAAGCAATATTATTCTTGTACGCATCAGACTTATAAATATAATATTTGCAACTACTCTGATTACAAAATATGTTATTCCGGAGACTTCCTGCACCAAAAAGAAGTAAACTTGATGATCACAAATTGAAAATAGAGGCTTTACTTAAAAATGATTCTATCAAAAAATTTATAGCAAAACACTACAACTCGACTCCGGCAAACCTTTATAACCGGATCAACAAAAATAAAATACAGCATCAGTAAATTTGTTTTATAAAGATTCTATTTTTAATGCGGTTTCTTTACTTTTCGGGAGCCAACCTCTTATTGCATACAAATTATGAGTACCCGTAATTTTTAATCCATTTTTTACTACTTTGAACCTAAGCACTGAGGACAGTAGTTTTTTTTAGGTATTATTAATTAAAATTTAACGAACTAATTGTTTTTTTCAAAATTTATCATAAATTTGAAAGCTAACCTAATAATTAATAACATTATGAAATCTCTAAGAAAAATCGCAAGCCACCCTGTCATACTAGGTACATTACTTGCTTCGTTTTTAAACATGTCCTGTAGTCAAGGTGATACTCGTGACAATCAGAGTATTGAAATCAAAAATCAAAAACCCAGTAGTAATTTTTCAAAAATATCATCGCTTAGTGATACTGATGTCTTCAAAGGAGTGATGTTTTTTGAAGGAGATATCGCTAATAGCCTAGCAGATTTCAAAGAGTTAAACTTTAGAAACTTTATTACTGACAATACAAAAATTGCAGAGATTGAAGTATTTCAAAATAAGGTTGTTAATAATATTGAATCTTCAAATCCTGGCTATATGGAGAATTTTAGAAAAAACATCTCTTCTGGTGATTATTACAAAGTTGAAGCTGCTATAAAAAGTGCTGCTGAACTTGTAAGAAAAGAAACAATAGCTTTAGCTCAAATTAATGATGCAACAGCAACAGATCTTACAAATGTTTATGCGACACAGATCAAAGGACAAAGTGACATCAGCAGCTCTACATCAGTCCCAGAGGTTGCTTCAAAAGCGAAAAAAGTCAAAATACAGGCTGGGGATACGGTTTGGTTCGATACTGACACTGTTGTTTGGGCAGTTGTAGCAGTAGCAGGAGCTGTAGTGGTGGTAGGTGCAATAGCTGTATTTTTATTTGCGCCAGAGACAGGAATGGATACTCCTTATTTACAAGAAAAATTTACTTCAGATGTAACAATACAGTTAGAGGGGATATAAGTATTTTTACATGAAAAAAATAAGCATATACTCAATAATAGCTCTTTTTTCAGGGCTATTTGTTGTTTTATTCATATTCTTTAAACTCCTCAGTGTTTATTTAGGAAACAACCCTCTTAACAATAGCCAGAGCATAAAAGCATCCTACGTTTCGTTTTTTCCGGAAGGTTGGGCTTTTTTTACTAAAACTTCAAAAGATCCAAAAATTCATATCTTTTCTGTAAAAGGAAATAAGATAAAATATCTTAATCTTAGAAATTTCTCCTCTGAATATTATTTTGGTATATCTAGGCACAATCGAGTATTAAATATTGAAATAGGAAATATTATACAACGTATTAAAGAAGATTCTGTTAAATCATTTACAATAACTGCAAAGTCTGAATTAAATATTTTGGATAGGGTAAAGTCTGACACTTTACATTACTCAAATATCATAATAGACAATAAAAGTATTAAAAATTTTAATGGAAAATACTTAATTTCATTAGAAATTATTCCTCCTTGGTCTTTATTAAATCAAAGCCCAGAATACCCTTCCAAATTCGTAGTTTTCCCTATAAATCTTATCAGGAAATGAAATCATTAATTTTATTTTTGGAAAGAAAATCTATATTTAACGAGCGTTTAGCATTTGTCCGATCTATATTCGCCTTAGGTGCTTTATTAACTCTTTTATTCAATAATGTTCCAGAATTAGCTGATTTTGAGTTATTAGCGAATAAACAGGATATGATATTCGTAAGAAATATACCACTCACTAATTTTAGTATTTTCTATTTCTTAGGTTTGGAGGTGGGAAAATATGTTTCTATCCTGATCCTGTTATCCGTATTTACAGGCTTTATTCCTCAAGTAACAGGTCTATTACAAGCATGGGTACATTATAGCATTTGTAATAGTTTCTTGGTTGTGGAAGGTGGTGATCAGATTGCCTCAAACCTTACCATTCTGCTTGTTCTTATATGTTTATTTGATAACCGGTTAAATCAATGGAGGCCAGAAAGAAAAAGTGAAGGCAGAAAGCCTGTTAATGTTTTTTTTAATGTATATTACTTTTTGATTATACTTCAAGTTGCTATCATATATCTGCATTCGGGTATCGGAAAACTATACAATGAAGAGTGGAGAAATGGAACCTGTGCATATTATTGGTTTACGCACAACGTATTTGGAGCGCCGGTTTGGATACAGAAAATTTACAATATTTTTACATTAAGTAAGTTTGCCCCCCTATTTACATGGTCTGTCATTATTTTAGAACTTTTACTTTTTGCATGTATATTGGCTACAAATAGAAAGTTAAAGTATATCTTTTTAATTATTGGATTGATTTTTCACCTGAGCATTATTTTTACTCATGGTTTAGTCTCCTTTTTCTGCTCTATGGCTGCAGCATTGATACTCTATCTTGATGATAAAAATATCATATATCTGAAAATAAAAGAAATATTTATTAAAAACTATTATGGTAAGAAAGTATAAAGCTAGAATGGGAGCAATGTCTATATTCCTGACAGTAATGCTAAATGTATTTATTATTAGTCTTTACTATTTTATTATTTTTAGAAAAGACTATGTTAATATTCCTTCAACAGTGACGAAATATTTTCTTTTATTGTTGTTTGCTATAATAGCTATAGTTCCGTATATTTTGCATCCTAAAGAATATTTGATAAAGGATAATTATATTCTTATAAAATCACCTGTTTTCACCATAAAAAAGATTAACATTTATGATTTGGTGGATATAAAAGAAACAAGTACACATGCATTCAATATGCATATACGTATGTTTGCTTCGAAGGGCTTTTGGGGGTACTTTGGAATATTTAATTCAAGACCATATGGCAGGTATTCAGTATATGCTTCCAATCTAACAGATCTTGTATTTATTATTACAAAAACCAAGAACATTACTATTATTAGTCCAAAGCAAAGGCTTGATTTTATAATGGTCTGTCAGAAAATAAGATCTCAACAATTGGAAAAATTGGATTAGGAATTATTTGTATAATTATCTTCAAATACTTTGGAAAAGGCAGGGAATAGTCATGCATCCAAATGCAGATTTTCTTTACCTTCTTTTTTCCTGTTTTACAAAAGGTCCCCGTCCCAATTAAATAATAACCCTTTGAGAACAGCCATAATTAAGAAATCTTCTTTGTAGTTTTAATTTCAAGTATCCGAGAACCTATATTTTCAGTTGTTTCCCTTACAATTTAAATCTTTGAAAACGAGAATTTAAGCTGCGAAACATCTGTTTTCGCCCATAAACACGGGATAAAAATTTGCTTGATATAATTATTCGTTTTATATTTGCACTACTTAAACGAGGACATTCCTCCTTAGCTCAGTCGGTTAGAGCATCTGACTGTTAATCAGAGGGTCGCTGGTTCGAGCCCAGCAGGAGGAGCCAAAATCCATCAGAAATTTTCTGATGGATTTTTTGTTGCTATATTCAAAAATTGTGTCATGCAGGCACAAACAGCCCATGTTCACTAAGGTATCCAGCCTTCAAAACAAAGTAAAAAATAAAACATACACTTAATAAAGGTTTTATTAAATTTGCACCAAACCGATAAAAAATGAAAAAGTTATCTTATCTGCTTATGTTCAGCTTATTGCTTTTTACAGCATGTAAGAAAGATCAGGTAGATGCTACCAATACCAAGACTCTGCAGTCGAGTATCAATGATATGACTTCCAGCCTTCCTACCATTAAACAGATTAAATTCAATGAGGCGCTGTATATCCTTAAGACCTTCGGAGTGGAAGCAGACGGCGATGTTGCCGA
This genomic window contains:
- the rseP gene encoding RIP metalloprotease RseP, with amino-acid sequence MELAIKIFQFILSISILVILHELGHFIPAKLFKTKVEKFYLFFDPWFSVVKKKIGETEYGIGWLPFGGYVKIAGMVDESMDTEQLKQPAQPWEFRAKPAWQRLIIMMGGVTVNFFLAWLIYSCLSFFNGETYTDLTKFKEGIGVTEAGRKMGFQNGDKIISVDGKPAERLENTSINILFSDQVTVLRGGKEVTFKVNENGVADVIKQREAKLYITPRFPMVIDSLASPSAKASGLEKGDKVVSINGTPTSYFDEASSVLNQNKGKTVSIEVLRNGKPETLSASVDKNGKLGVGVNQKGIANVITDKKYSFGEAIPRGLTRTIEALTMQVKQFKIMFNSKIQGYKNVGGPIAIVKSMPVDRDANGGFVINWAAFWSFTAMFSIWLAFLNLIPIPGLDGGHVIFTLYEMIVGKPVPQKVLENAQMIGVIFLLGLMLLIFGSDIFKIFTGKL
- a CDS encoding SdpA family antimicrobial peptide system protein is translated as MKKISIYSIIALFSGLFVVLFIFFKLLSVYLGNNPLNNSQSIKASYVSFFPEGWAFFTKTSKDPKIHIFSVKGNKIKYLNLRNFSSEYYFGISRHNRVLNIEIGNIIQRIKEDSVKSFTITAKSELNILDRVKSDTLHYSNIIIDNKSIKNFNGKYLISLEIIPPWSLLNQSPEYPSKFVVFPINLIRK
- a CDS encoding sporulation-delaying protein SdpB family protein — its product is MKSLILFLERKSIFNERLAFVRSIFALGALLTLLFNNVPELADFELLANKQDMIFVRNIPLTNFSIFYFLGLEVGKYVSILILLSVFTGFIPQVTGLLQAWVHYSICNSFLVVEGGDQIASNLTILLVLICLFDNRLNQWRPERKSEGRKPVNVFFNVYYFLIILQVAIIYLHSGIGKLYNEEWRNGTCAYYWFTHNVFGAPVWIQKIYNIFTLSKFAPLFTWSVIILELLLFACILATNRKLKYIFLIIGLIFHLSIIFTHGLVSFFCSMAAALILYLDDKNIIYLKIKEIFIKNYYGKKV
- a CDS encoding PH domain-containing protein codes for the protein MVRKYKARMGAMSIFLTVMLNVFIISLYYFIIFRKDYVNIPSTVTKYFLLLLFAIIAIVPYILHPKEYLIKDNYILIKSPVFTIKKINIYDLVDIKETSTHAFNMHIRMFASKGFWGYFGIFNSRPYGRYSVYASNLTDLVFIITKTKNITIISPKQRLDFIMVCQKIRSQQLEKLD